The Montipora capricornis isolate CH-2021 chromosome 6, ASM3666992v2, whole genome shotgun sequence genome has a window encoding:
- the LOC138051706 gene encoding forkhead box protein L2-like, which produces MASTNHDQQLSSYEPDVKKEDGSASPSEIEKSESKDTSSKDPNVKPPYSYVALIAMAIRESTEKRLTLNGIYQYIISKFPFYEKNKKGWQNSIRHNLSLNECFIKVPREGGGERKGNYWTLDPACEDMFEKGNYRRRRRMKRPYRQPALPHSNGMLTDPRAAAYGNYIAPKWPTYNQVQSVPSAAGSWRTAQPASALPYPCNPQSSRVPPGYAVAPYMGMGSTVGVPVSSYTSTQYTTQLQNPVNNQCAGYGAVAMPSVGCRRQTDHTAAVHHFNPYWNPPDKHTFDAQPRS; this is translated from the coding sequence ATGGCCTCGACAAACCACGACCAGCAGCTAAGCAGCTACGAGCCAGATGTAAAAAAAGAGGACGGCAGCGCGAGTCCaagtgaaatcgaaaaaagCGAAAGCAAGGACACCTCATCGAAGGATCCAAATGTTAAGCCTCCATACTCGTATGTGGCACTGATAGCGATGGCGATTCGAGAGTCTACGGAAAAGCGGTTAACCCTCAACGGAATTTACCAGTATATTATTAGCAAGTTTCCCTTCTACGAAAAGAATAAGAAAGGATGGCAGAACTCAATAAGGCACAACTTGTCACTCAACGAGTGCTTCATTAAAGTACCTCGAGAAGGTGGCGGTGAGAGAAAAGGCAACTACTGGACTTTAGATCCAGCTTGCGAGGAtatgtttgagaaaggaaactaCAGGAGACGACGCCGTATGAAGAGGCCCTACCGACAACCGGCTCTTCCACACAGCAACGGAATGCTAACTGATCCACGAGCCGCGGCATACGGTAACTACATTGCGCCAAAGTGGCCGACCTATAACCAAGTTCAGAGCGTTCCCTCGGCAGCAGGATCTTGGCGAACAGCTCAACCGGCTAGCGCTCTGCCGTATCCATGCAATCCTCAATCGTCCAGAGTTCCTCCAGGATATGCGGTTGCACCCTACATGGGAATGGGATCAACCGTTGGAGTTCCCGTCAGCTCTTACACAAGTACGCAGTACACTACACAACTCCAGAACCCAGTGAATAACCAATGTGCTGGGTATGGAGCCGTGGCAATGCCTAGTGTAGGCTGCCGCAGACAAACTGATCACACTGCAGCAGTTCATCACTTCAATCCATATTGGAATCCACCTGACAAGCATACCTTCGATGCACAACCACGTTCGTAG